attaGACAGTCcgttccatcacacacacacctttcattaGACAGTCcgttccatcacacacacacctttcattaGACAGTCcgttccatcacacacacacctttcattaGACAGTCcgttccatcacacacacacacctttcattaGACAGTCcgttccatcacacacacacctttcattaGACAGTCCGTTCCATCACACACACCTTTCATTAGACAGTCCGTTCCATCACACACACCTTTCATTAGACAGTCCGTTCCATCACACACACCTTTCATTAGACAGTCCGTTCCATCACACACACCTTTTATTAGCAACATGTTTCCTTCTACTCAAACACTAATGGGATGACTGCACAGCATCATTGATCCTCCATATTTACTATATATATAATGACTGATATCTTTGCTGATCAAGAGAAACCAATGAGAGACTTCAGCAGACACTTTAAAAACATGTTTGATAGTGTACAACCTGATTCCATTTGAGGACCAGGGGAAGGGGCTGAGAACAAAGAGTGTGTGTTGCTCCTTCAGTGGCTGATGTTCATCTCACTCTCCTCATCATCACCagcagagaaggaagagaagcgGATTGGCTCACAGTCCAGAGTCCGGAGGTTGACCAGGCAGGCTGTCTGAGTGCTGCTGAACTCTGGAATAGCCACCAGGAGGACTTCCTGACCTTCAGCACCTAGGGAGGGTGGGGCATGTAACTGGTCATTAGATTACACCCCATGTCACCCATGCAACTACAGTACACCAGTTGCTAAAACATATGTAGATTGCAAAAGATCCCATAAAATGTACACTgaacattttttttaacagaacaagtgttgttcccatgtttcatgagctgaaataaatgatgcCAGAAAATGTTGCATACAaagtgtttacatccctgttagtgagcttttctcctttaccaagataatacatccatctgacaggtgtggcatatcaagaagctgattaaatggcgtgatcattacacaggtgcaccttgtgctggggacagtaaaataccccaataaaatgtgcagttttgtcacacaacacaatacaacagatgtctcaagttttgagggagcgcgtAATTGGCATTCCGACTGCAGGAATGGTCCCCAGAGCTGTTTCTAATTGATAATTTAATGTTTTTCTCTACCAACCAGCAACCTCcaatgttttagagaatttggcagtacgtccaaccggcctcacaaccgcagaccacatgtaaccacaccagtccaggacctccacatacggcttcttcacctgcgggattgtctgagaccagccaactggacagctgatgaaactgggtttgaaCAACTGAAGAAAtgttgcacaaactgtcagaaaccgtctcagggaagctcatctgcatgctcgtcatcctcagCAGGGTTTTGacttgactacagttcagcgttgtaaccgacttcagtagGCAAATGCTCACCGTCGATggtcactggcacgctggagaagtgtgctcttcacaggtgaatcccggtttcaactgtaccgggcagatggcagaacAACATGTATGGCGTTgcgtgggcgagcggtttgctgatgtcaatgttgtgaacagtgtgccccatggtggtggggttatggtatgggcagacctaagctacggacaacaaacaattTCATTTTATTGATAGCAATTTGAATGAACATAGATACCATgataagatcctgaggcccattgtcgtgccattcatccgccgccatcatctcatgtttcgcatgataatgcacagccccatgtcgcaaggacctgtacacaattcctggaaactgaacATTTACCAGTTTCTTCCATGTcctgcatactcatcagacatgtcaccaactgagcttgtttgggatgctctggattgacacgtacaacagcatgttccagttcccgccaatgtccagcaacttcacacagccattgaagagcagTGGGACATGGGCTGTTGCAGTGACTGTATTACCGCCACAACAgcagtcatgaccgcagtaaaattccaTGTGGCCGTTGAGTCATGGTAATCTCCTTTAAGgcactctggacatgctttgGTATACCCAACCTGCTAACTACCATCAGGTcttaatggcctggtactcaggactGTATTGTCCCTCGAACCACACACATCAAAGCAAATGCAATCAAAAATCACATCCAACACTTAGGCCTATCATACTTCTAAAACTCACCTCACTatgatgatcaatttgaagaaaagTTCAACAGGGGGTTGAAACTGTAAAAACATGGTtgctgtggatgttgtttcaaagcctaaacTCAATGAAATGGACAGCGCTTTATAAGGTGATGATTAATGCAAAACACCTTCAagcatacagtgagggaaaaaagtatttgatcccctgctgattttgtacgtttgcccactgacaaagaaatgatcagtctataatgttaatagtaggtttatttgaacagtgagagacagaataacaacaaaaacaatccagaaaaacacatgtcaataatgttataaattgatttgcattttaatgaggaaaataagtatttgaccccctctcaaccAGAAAggtttctggctcccaggtgtcttttatacaggtaacgagctgagattaggagcacactcttaaagggagtgctcctaatctcagcttgttacctgtataaaagacacctgtccacagaagaaatcaatcaatcagattccaaactctccaccatggccaagaccaaacgtcagcctcaaaatcttaatgacttggagaagatctgcaaagaggagtgggacaaaaatcactcctgagatgtgtgcaaacctggtggccaactacaagaaacgtctgacctgtTTTgactgttttgcagaggggtcaaatatttatttccctcattaaaatgctaatcaatttataacatttttgacatgtgtttttctggatttttgtgttgttattctgtctctcactgttcaaataaacctaccattaaaattatagactaataatttctttgtcagtgggcaaacgtacaaaatcagcaggggatcaaatacttttttccctcattgTATTACTGGAAGGGAATAACTAGTCGATGTTTTCAGTTTagtgaaatgtgtcttccgcatttaacccaacaccACTGAATCAGAGGTGCGGAAGGCTGCCTTAAaattgacatccacgtcttcggttaCAACTCTGAATATGCAAATCTGTCCGAGGCAGCCAGctaatcagatgacctggctgtATATTAGGGGGCTTCATTAGAGCTTATGCATAGGCTTAATGAGCCCAGGCCCAGAAAAAAAACCTGAATTAAAATGATGATTGCGccatacaatacatagcctacccCATATAACCATGGCAGAAAAACTaaactgatttaagatgtctttagtacataattggtctagtcTGTACTCTAAAATCAAACAGAATGAGTAAttgcctttgagtgtggactatattattatgcatactggatggactggttacttTATGCTAAACCAAaatgtctatccatgagtctgggagaacgTACAGCCCTGGGCAATGCGGTTGGTTCATTGACTGAAGGGCGGCTtagagttagcctacaattatagtgaatttgtatttgaatAGTCTAGTTAATAaggcatttttatttattttcataattaattggGTGACATTACCTTTAGCTATACAGAATCTCACCACCATGCCTTTCCATCTCCTACTCCTTTAATAAATTCTCCAGCGCGCAGACGGCCTGTCAACAGTTTagtgaaatatgttttgtttgcGGAAACATGCTACTATCGATGTTCCCGAACaaatttcacttggtttcccatattaagcactgggtagctgcaggaacaaggttggaaaacccatggcatacagagtttgggcggAATATCACCAGTCAGGCAGCGAGAGCATGCttctcaaacagtggttgatgcatGGAGTGAAATAAGTGATGTTATATACATTTTTCAGCTGCTCATATTAAGCACACGCTCCGCTATAAAACCCAAGTAGCCTACAAAACGGACCGGCGGGAAAGCACTCACTATTCTAGTGCATACAGATTGCATGTCTTTTCCCCCTGCCATTTGGaaaatgggccattctaaatctgAAACGAATGTTAAATATaggtaaagacaagattaaattggaGGATAGTccgatgggtgaaaatatgatcacttgatgagagaacaacTGTGCAGCCTGAGACAAGGAACAGAGCACAAACCTTTTTTTgctactttctcaaatcatcaaaaGCACCATGCAGTCCATATATATTGatttctaaggtttgtatcattcacaactaaagttgccaaataactaaatctagcatataggacctgtttcaaatgatcacttttatgcTCAATATATTCACTTCACATGCAAACTCACTCtacaatggaaaaaaatatcctttctattttattcagctaaattatattcttcttactataaaatcatataaaaaAATGGCACGGGACTAAAACATATATTGTCAGATAAATGAACAGTATGATGCATAGCCAGATAACGTAGGCCTACAGTAGGCCAACTCCTATTCTATTTACCTGAAATacacaaaagtatttggacaccccttTAAAATGAGCGGAtttggccatttcagccacacccgttgctgacaggtgtataaaattgagcacactgccatgcaatctccatagacaaatattggcagaatggccttaatgaagagctcagtgactttcaacgtggcaccgtcataggatgccatcgtTCTAACAAGTCTATTTGTAAAGTTTCTGccccgggcaactgtaagtgctgttattgtgacgtggaaacgtctaggagcaacaatggttcggccgcgaagtggtaggccacacaagcttacaggGCAGGATTGCTGAGTGCAGAAgcgcgtaaaaatagtctgtcctcggttgtaacactcactaccgagatccaaactgcctctggaagcaacgtcagcacgagaactgttcgtctggagcttcatgaaatgggtttcctttgccgagcagccgcacacaagcctaagatcatccatacgcaatgccaagtgtcggctggagtggggtAAAGCTTTCCAccatttgactctggagcagtCGAAATACGTTCGAGTGATAAATCACACTTAAATCACACACTGGAAGTCCGATGGACTaacctgggtttggcggatgccaaagtgtaaaaaaaataataatatcataatgtttctttagacctgaccaaaataaatcaaggatttattgtgatggtgaacATTCAACTAGTTTATTCAACTTTATTAAGGCACGCATCAGCTGGCGTGTATGTGTGGAAGCCTGGAGATGCTGAACGTGCTTATCTTAATTCACGGTAAATTACTGTGAGACAggcagtcttttgcatgacaataaccagctgacaaaatttgatgactgccacagccctaatgtgggacaacatttcacaggccacaatcaacagcctggtcaactctatgtgaaggcaATGTGTCGTGcttcatgaggcaaatggtggtcacaccagatactgacagggTCGTGGATCACAGTGCAATGCTCCAATGAGAATAAACAGTCATGCCAGGTTTCCAGTAACAGTGGGGACTCACCGGTGATGCGTTTGGCCTGGTAGGAGGGGGCGTTGCCACTGAAGTAGACATGAGGACATTCCTCCAGGATGAAAGGGTCCTTCAGGTAGAATGGATAACACCCTGAGAGAACACCAGATAAGACATGTACCTTAGTCTGCACAAccagagaaagtgagggagaaagtgtgtgtgttcttacccagtgggtcaggtatgaggtgtgtgtgtgtgtgttcttacccagtgggtcaggtatgaggtgtgtgtgtgttcttacccagtgggtcaggtatgaggtgtgtgtgtgttcttacccagtgggtcaggtatgaggtgtgtgtgtgtgttcttacccagtgggtcaggtatgaggtgtgtgtgtgtgtgtgtgttcttacccagtgggtcaggtatgaggtgtgtgtgtgttcttacccagtgggtcaggtatgaggtgtgtgtgtgtgtgtgttcttacccagtgggtcaggtatgaggtgtgtgtgtgtgtgtgttcttacccagtgggtcaggtatgaggtgtgtgtgtgtgtgtgtgtgttcttacccagtgggtcaggtatgaggtgtgtgtgtgttcttacccagtgggtcaggtatgaggtgtgtgtgtgtgtgtgttcttacccagtgggtcaggtatgaggtgtgtgtgtgtgtgtgtgtgttcttacccagtgggtcaggtatgaggtgtgtgtgtgtgtgtgtgtttcttacccagtgggtcaggtatgaggtgtgtgtgtgtgtgttcttacccagtgggtcaggtatgaggtgtgtgtgtgtgtgtgttcttacccagtgggtcaggtatgagtgtgtgtgtgtgtgtgttcttacccagtgggtcaggtatgaggtgtgtgtgtgtgtgtgttcttacccagtgggtcaggtatgaggtgtgtgtgtgtgtgtgttcttacccagtgggtcaggtatgaggtgtgtgtgtgtgtgttcttacccagtgggtcaggtgtgaggtgtgtgtgtgttcttatccaGTGGGTcaggtatgaggtgtgtgtgtgtgtgtgttcttacccagtgggtcaggtatgaggtgtgtgtgtgtgttcttacccagtgggtcaggtatgaggtgtgtgtgtgtgtgttcttgaccCAGTGGGTcaggtgtgaggtgtgtgtgtgtgtgttcttattcttacccagtgggtcaggtgtgaggtgtgtgtgtgtgttcttatccaGTGGGTcaggtgtgaggtgtgtgtgtgtgtgtgttcttatccaGTGGGTcaggtgtgaggtgtgtgtgtgtgttcttacccagtgggtcaggtatgaggtgtgtgtgtgtgtgtgttcttacccagtgggtcaggtgtgaggtgtgtgtgtgtgtgttcttatccaGTGGGTcaggtgtgaggtgtgtgtgtgtgttcttacccagtgggtcaggtatgaggtgtgtgtgtgtgtgtgttcttacccagtgggtcaggtatgaggtgtgtgtgtgtgtgttcttacccagtgggtcaggtatgaggtgtgtgtgtgtgtgtgttcttacccagtgggtcaggtatgaggtgtgtgtgtgtgtgtgttcttacccagtgggtcaggtatgaggtgtgtgtgtgtgtgtgtgttcttacccagtgggtcaggtatgaggtgtgtgtgtgtgtgttcttacccagtgggtcaggtatgaggtgtgtgtgtgtgtgtgttcttacccagtgggtcaggtatgaggtgtgtgtgtgtgtgtcttacccagtgggtcaggtatgaggtgtgtgtgtgtgtgtgtgtgtgttcttacccagtgggtcaggtatgagtgtgtgtgtgtgtgttcttacccagtgggtcaggtatgaggtgtgtgtgtgtgtgtgtgtgttcttacccagtgggtcaggtatgaggtgtgtgtgttcttacccagtgggtcaggtatgaggtgtgtgtgtgtgtgttcttacccagtgggtcaggtatgaggtgtgtgtgtgtgttcttacccagtgggtcaggtatgaggtgtgtgtgtgtgtgttcttacccagtgggtcaggtatgaggtgtgtgtgtgttcttacccagtgggtcaggtgtgaggtgtgtgtgtgtgtgttcttatccaGTGGGTcaggtgtgaggtgtgtgtgtgtgttcttatccaGTGGGTcaggtgtgaggtgtgtgtgtgtgttcttatccaGTGGGTcaggtatgaggtgtgtgtgtgtgttcttatctAGTGggtcaggtatgtgtgtgtgttcttatccagttggtcaggtgtgaggtgtgtgtgtgttcttatccaGTGGGTcaggtgtgaggtgtgtgtgtgtgtttcttatccagttggtcaggtgtgaggtgtgtgtgtgtgttcttatccaGTGGGTcaggtgtgaggtgtgtgtgtgttcttatccaGTGGGTcaggtatgaggtgtgtgtgtgtgtgtgttcttatccaGTGGGTcaggtatgaggtgtgtgtgtgttcttatccaGTGGGTCAGGTCACGAGGTGGCAATGCCCCCTTTGTTTGTATCCCTAATTCTGTCCCACAATCTGCCCCCTCCGTCATGCCCAACCGATTTGTTGTGTATGCTTCATTCATGCAACTCCCTTACACACATCATACGTACTTCAAACACgaaaataatgaaaataaacAGAAGGGCAGGGTCAATTTGACCGTTTGGGTTTATACTTTCAGAGTTACCTACTACAAAGAAATTTTTCACCGAGCAGCTGGATGGAATTTAGCTAATGTTAAGTTAGGTAGGTAGCTGATAACCACTTTAAAAtatccaccatgcttcaccaggGCACAACGGCAGGATTGGATCAAAGCAGCGGGGAGGTGGAGAAGCCTGTCACCGAGGCCAAGGCCGCCGAGCCGCCGCTAAATCACCGAGGCCAAGGCCGCCGAGCCGCCGCTAAATCACCGAGGCCAAGGCCGCCGAGCCGCCGCTAAATCACAGAGGCCAAGGCCGCCGATAAATCAGAGGCCAAGGCCGCCGATCCGGTAGGGGTGAGATGTGTGTTCATACCCAGTGTGTCAGGTGCAGTAGGGGTGAGGTGTGTGTTCATACCCAGTGTGTCAGGTGCAGTAGGGGTGAGGTGTGTGTTCATACCCAGTGTGTCAGGTGCAGTAGGGGTGAGGTGTGTGTTCCTATCCAGTGTGTCAGGTACAGTAGGGGCGAGGTGTGTGTTCATACCCAGTGTGTCAGGTACAGTAGGGGCGAGGTGTGTGTTCATACCCAGTGTGTCAGGTACAGTAGGGGCGAGGTGTGTGTTCATACCCAGTGTGTCAGGTACAGTAGGGGCGAGGTGTGTGTTCATACCCAGTGTGTCAGGTGCAGTAGGGGCGAGGTGTCTAAGCCTCAGTGTATTCTCCAGTATCTCCAGGTGACTGTCCATGCTGCTGTACTTCTGGATGTCTTTCACATTCTGCCCTGACGTCCCCAGGATCCTAAGGCACACAGGGAAGACCTTTGCATTGGCTCCTTACAGACAACTTCACATGACATACACAACCCAACGTACACCTAGCTAGCACATATCTGTAGTACAAAGGGCATCAGGAAATACATTAGCTCACTTAATGCAAAAGGTTATGGcaataaaaaaaatcccatttGAGCCCCAGGGTTGTTGAGACTCACCTCACCCCATCCAGGGTGGCCTGGTGTGGGTTGGAGGCCAGCTGCAGGGtggggtaggaggaggagagggggaacatACAGTGGTGTAGGGGCTGCTGGGGCAGGGTATAGTTAGTAGGATCATACTGGCCCGGCATCACATCCACTGGAACTGACgactaggagaggaggacacactTCAGATAACTGAATGAATGGCACATTCTATGGCAAACTAGATAAATACTGCCCAGGCTGTGACATCCCTGGTGTAAGTGGTAGGAATCTCTGGAACTCACCACCAGCTGCATCAGCATCTCATCCAGCAGACGCATGGCATCCACAGTGCCTGCCTGGGTTTTCTTAGTCAAGTACTTAGCCTGGAGGGACAATACACAGTTAGGAAAACATTGcatgcacgcgcacgcacacgcacacactggacAGTTCAAAATGAACCAGTAGCCTCTAAGTCAAGACAATTCTACTATAATGATTTGATAAGTGTAAGCTACGGTAATAGCTCACTTTCTCATCAACTGAAATGAATGGATGTCACAGCTAAATAAGTCCCCTCACCTTGGTGGATGCGTCCTTGTCCTGTGTGCTTTGGCTCAGAAGGTTCCCGGCCAGTAGAACCCTGGAGATTGTCGATGCACCACTCTGCTCCCCCTGGTCACCTAGGTGACCCGTTACCATGTCAACAAGCAGCTGTAAAGCCAGCATACTGTCTGCATGACTACCGCCCAGACCCAAACCTGACAACAGCAGCACAAACCTACACACAACATAATATATTAGTTTAGTGTTGTCACAATACCACATTTTCCATGGCAAAATAGAAAAAGCAGACTCTACGctttggtcctttaaaacctACTTTTgttaaatattgtgtgctatagttTGTACAATAAACAAATGTGACTCTGGGTGACAACACAAGGCTGTTTAATCCAACATTAAGActgttttcctctagaatttagGTCCGCTTCCTGTTTACTTTCCTTTGCAGTGTTGTGATACTGGTACACTTCTAAAGTTTGACATTTCACAAGGTtaggtatggtgtgtgtgtgtgtgtgtgtgtgtacctgtctgagCTGAGAGTGGTTCTGGGGGCCTGCGGGGGGAGGTCAGCAGTACAGAAATCATCCACTGTGAATTTCCCATCATTCTTTTCTGCACCATAAATAGCAATAACACTACCTAAGAgtgagaaaggagagcgagaaacataaataataaaaacaacaaaacaaaggaggcgGTCATAATTACTACATGAGAACTGAGCCAAGCTTGTCTATCCTGATACACTAGGTAGAAGGTACAGAGGAGACAGAAACCTGTGACAAACTTGTCCACATCAATATTGCCCTCTAGTTTGATCCTCTGCAGCTCGTCCTCCAGTATCAACTCATCTGATTCGCTGATGTACCTCGTGCGCGGAGGCTGGGGCAGCAGATTgtgctaagagagagagagatgtagttgaAGAGTTACTACCAGAACCAGTATACAGACTTTGGCAAACGATCCTGTTTGTTGTTTCATGACAATCAAAGTCTGATTTTATGTTAGCAACTTCTTACTTCCTCACTGATTTCCTTCAGAATGGATGGCTGCAGTTCCATGTGCTTGAACAGGGTTCCCACAATGCAACACTGCTCACCCATCTGCAGATCACACAACTTCCTGATCCGTACATCTGCACCTGACAGGGAGGGAGTCAGGACAGAGTTAACTCTCAGCAAGGTATTTGTGTATGAACTGTTGCAGCAAATTGGAGAGCTAGGTGTCAACCCTGCACTTACCCCATTTCTGCTGGGCCCTCTCCGTGAGCAGGGGGCTCATCTGCATGAGTCGTGTGGCGTAAATGTGCGCATACTGGCGGTTGAAGCTGCGCTCCCCCAGCTTGAAACGCTCAGAGCAGGGTGAGTATGCCGGCTTGACCCTGTCAAACACGGAGGGCTCCTGGTCCTCAGAGCCAGGACGACACAACAGAAGAGAACAGGAACCCTCCTGAGGGGCGCTTACCTCAGAGAACATGGCTGCCTGGGGAGAGTTATTAAGTTAAACACATGATATGGGATCTTGCATTGCAGCTGTAATGAACACGGTATCCTTGCTAGTTTGAACAGGGCTTAAACACAGTCCATATCCCATCTCCACTACTGCTAGCTAAACCTCAACTCAGCTCATAAATAGTTACAATGATTGTAACGTGGTCTGCAAATGTGAGTGTGGTTATTAACGTTAGCTCGCTAATACTTTAGCTTCCGTTAGATAGCTACCTAAGCTAGCTGCTAACGTCTTGTTGTTGTCAACAAAAGCAGTGTCCTGCGAAAGCAGAAAAACATCAATGCGTTAAATAAAGTATTTACATTACCTTTATTGGCCTTTTATTCGTGACAAAAATGCGATTTTGTTGAAATGCACGTTTACTTTTGGAGAGGAGTTTGTTCTTTCAAAAGAGCATAGCTTAGATATCTCCCGCGAAATTTGACTGTTACCCGGCGCGTACGTCGACGTTGCACAACGTCTTACGTAACAGACAAAACAGTCAGACATGTTTGTAAGGTCAAAACGGAGTTTTGAGTTCTTGGACGTCTTATTATACGTCCTCTaaaccagggttctccaaccctgttcctataGAGCTACCgccctgttcccagagagctaccgtcctgtaggtgttcactccaaccctgttcccagagagctaccgtcctgtaggtgttcactccaaccctgttcccagagagctaccGTTCTGTAggtgttcactccaaccctgttcccagagagctaccgtcctgtaggtgttcactccaaccctgttcctagagagctaccgtcctgtaggtgttcactccaaccctgttcctagagagctaccgtcctgtaggtgttcactccaaccctgttcccagagagctaccgtcctgtaggtgttcactccaaccctgttcctagagatcTACCGCCCTACGGGATggtagctctctaggaacagggttggagagccctgctctaaACTATTCAGCTCACTTCCTCCCGAATGTATGCCCACTGGCAGTGGGCCATTGCTATGGTAAGGACGAATTATTATGTTACATTAATAGAGGGAATGTGTGCATCTATCCATAACAGCGGGacgtaggggtgctgagggtgcagCACccctgaaaatgtaaaaaaaaaaaaaaaaaaaaaaaagagctggGCCTTTACTTGTTCTGTATTAGCAGTCCCAGAAAACTATCTCAgcacccccaaactacttcctgcggctatgcATCTATCTATCAGAATatggcacacccacacacaacacgTTTTGACCAGAGAAGAAGCATACCCATTGAGTGAATAGAATAAGCAGTCCACATCATGTCAATAAAAAACATGATTCAGCAGGTCACAAGGTGTCACaatcacacctgtgtgtgtgtgtttgtcatgccctcattgtctgttctttttcTTCTCAATAATGGTTATTTTTCTAA
This window of the Oncorhynchus tshawytscha isolate Ot180627B linkage group LG12, Otsh_v2.0, whole genome shotgun sequence genome carries:
- the pold2 gene encoding DNA polymerase delta subunit 2 produces the protein MFSEVSAPQEGSCSLLLCRPGSEDQEPSVFDRVKPAYSPCSERFKLGERSFNRQYAHIYATRLMQMSPLLTERAQQKWGADVRIRKLCDLQMGEQCCIVGTLFKHMELQPSILKEISEEHNLLPQPPRTRYISESDELILEDELQRIKLEGNIDVDKFVTGSVIAIYGAEKNDGKFTVDDFCTADLPPQAPRTTLSSDRFVLLLSGLGLGGSHADSMLALQLLVDMVTGHLGDQGEQSGASTISRVLLAGNLLSQSTQDKDASTKAKYLTKKTQAGTVDAMRLLDEMLMQLVSSVPVDVMPGQYDPTNYTLPQQPLHHCMFPLSSSYPTLQLASNPHQATLDGVRILGTSGQNVKDIQKYSSMDSHLEILENTLRLRHLAPTAPDTLGCYPFYLKDPFILEECPHVYFSGNAPSYQAKRITGAEGQEVLLVAIPEFSSTQTACLVNLRTLDCEPIRFSSFSAGDDEESEMNISH